In a genomic window of Helianthus annuus cultivar XRQ/B chromosome 10, HanXRQr2.0-SUNRISE, whole genome shotgun sequence:
- the LOC110884616 gene encoding vacuolar iron transporter homolog 4 has translation MSAKNDLCIMVSDNKSEHENRHVSMKEDYDFDYSQRGQWLRAAVLGATDGLVSVASLMMGVGAVKHDVRAMILTGFAGLVAGACSMAIGEFVSVYSQRDVEVAQMKRDRKNAGNNDQESEKEALPNPIQAAAASACAFMIGAIMPLLAAAFIVNHKIRLGVVVATVSLALVIFGWIGAVLGKTPVLKSCLRLLVGGWMAMVVTFALTKWIGSTGL, from the coding sequence ATGTCGGCAAAAAACGATCTATGCATAATGGTTTCTGATAATAAGTCCGAACATGAAAATCGCCATGTGTCTATGAAGGAAGACTATGACTTTGACTACTCGCAAAGGGGACAATGGCTGCGTGCCGCTGTTCTTGGAGCGACGGATGGTTTGGTTTCTGTAGCATCTCTGATGATGGGTGTTGGAGCTGTCAAACATGATGTGAGAGCCATGATTCTTACCGGCTTTGCTGGTTTAGTTGCTGGTGCATGCAGCATGGCAATTGGTGAGTTTGTTTCAGTGTACTCCCAACGAGACGTTGAAGTGGCTCAGATGAAGCGAGATAGAAAAAATGCTGGAAACAATGATCAGGAAAGTGAGAAGGAAGCACTGCCAAATCCCATTCAGGCTGCCGCAGCATCAGCCTGTGCATTTATGATAGGAGCCATCATGCCCTTACTTGCTGCTGCTTTTATAGTCAACCATAAGATTCGGCTAGGTGTGGTTGTAGCCACAGTGAGCTTGGCGCTTGTGATTTTTGGGTGGATTGGAGCTGTTTTGGGCAAGACTCCTGTGCTGAAGTCTTGTTTGAGACTTCTGGTCGGGGGGTGGATGGCTATGGTCGTTACTTTCGCATTAACCAAGTGGATAGGCTCTACTGGATTGTAG